One Streptomyces lincolnensis genomic region harbors:
- a CDS encoding carbohydrate ABC transporter permease: MTALAPAPHGTGPRRSRGAPAPAVRTLLRGLPTLPAVVLLAVFLAGPIAYCVYYAFTDMQLTGASGTSFVGIDNFTRAFEDGDFLNSVWLTLVFVVGSAVIGQNTLGLALAVLMEKATKPVRSLVNGVVIAAWVLPEVVAGYLMYAFFYDQGSLNSLLDAVGLPQQNWLYTMPILAVCLANVWRGTAFSMMVFTAAVNDVPRELLEAAEMDGAGPWQRLWRVVLPVIRPSILTNLMLITLQTLSVFGLIYTMTRGGPGNKSETLPIFMYQQAFQNSLIGYGTAIALVLLVVGALFSVVYIRLLKLEDD; the protein is encoded by the coding sequence GTGACCGCCCTCGCTCCGGCGCCTCACGGGACCGGCCCGCGCCGGTCCCGCGGGGCGCCCGCTCCTGCCGTCCGTACCCTGCTGCGCGGTCTGCCGACGCTGCCGGCCGTGGTGCTGCTGGCCGTCTTCCTGGCCGGTCCGATCGCGTACTGCGTGTACTACGCGTTCACGGACATGCAGCTCACCGGGGCCTCCGGCACCTCCTTCGTCGGGATCGACAACTTCACCCGTGCCTTCGAGGACGGCGACTTCCTCAACTCGGTGTGGCTGACCCTGGTGTTCGTGGTCGGCTCCGCGGTGATCGGGCAGAACACGCTCGGCCTCGCGCTGGCCGTCCTGATGGAGAAGGCCACCAAGCCGGTGCGCTCCCTGGTCAACGGGGTGGTCATCGCCGCGTGGGTGCTGCCCGAAGTGGTCGCCGGCTATCTGATGTACGCCTTCTTCTACGACCAGGGCTCGCTCAACTCGCTCCTGGACGCCGTCGGTCTGCCGCAGCAGAACTGGCTGTACACGATGCCGATCCTGGCGGTGTGCCTGGCCAACGTGTGGCGCGGCACCGCCTTTTCGATGATGGTCTTCACAGCCGCCGTCAACGACGTGCCCCGGGAGCTGCTGGAGGCCGCCGAGATGGACGGCGCCGGGCCCTGGCAACGGCTGTGGCGGGTCGTGCTGCCAGTGATCAGGCCGTCGATCCTGACCAACCTGATGCTGATCACGCTCCAGACGCTCTCCGTCTTCGGGCTGATCTACACCATGACCCGGGGCGGACCGGGCAACAAGAGCGAGACGCTTCCGATCTTCATGTACCAACAGGCCTTCCAGAACAGCCTGATCGGGTACGGCACGGCGATCGCCCTGGTGCTGCTGGTGGTCGGCGCGCTGTTCTCCGTCGTGTACATCCGGCTGCTGAAACTGGAGGACGACTGA
- a CDS encoding extracellular solute-binding protein, translated as MRVRLVTAAAFTAATALAVTGCGSGSSGSSAKSIKVVYWQNLDSTNKLQATYLASMVKQFTQANPGTKVNLVPVTASENDYYTKIQLMMRSPATAPDLVYEDTALINSDIAGGYLKPLDAYTAKWADWAQYADAAKGAVTGAADGKVYGVPDNTDTRGIWYNKQLFQKAGIQVPWQPKTWADVLDAAKTVKAKLPDVTPLNLYTGTAGGEASSMQGFEMLLYGTPAGDKSLYDTSRKKWVVGSKGFKDALDFVHTVYSQGLGPAKEQALGANFGTTVGTELLPQGKLAMDIDGSWMPNNWSSSAAKPWTEWQSVMGTAAMPTQSGQAPGRTSMSGGWAWSVPAKAKNPDLAWKFLSTTLQTKANSATWNARNATIAVRKDVAADPTYLKAVPTNKFFTELVADTHYRPGLPAYNQVSTAIQKAMESVTTGQASVEKAAETFDNDVKAAVGDDKTVEGTS; from the coding sequence GTGCGCGTCAGACTCGTCACCGCCGCGGCCTTCACCGCCGCCACCGCCCTGGCCGTCACCGGCTGCGGCTCGGGCTCGTCAGGCAGCTCGGCCAAGTCGATCAAGGTCGTCTACTGGCAGAACCTGGACAGCACCAACAAGCTGCAGGCCACTTACCTCGCCTCGATGGTGAAGCAGTTCACCCAGGCCAACCCGGGCACCAAGGTGAACCTGGTGCCGGTGACCGCCTCCGAGAACGACTACTACACCAAGATCCAGCTCATGATGCGCTCCCCCGCGACGGCGCCCGACCTGGTCTACGAGGACACCGCCCTCATCAACTCCGACATCGCGGGCGGCTATCTCAAGCCCCTCGACGCCTACACCGCGAAGTGGGCCGACTGGGCGCAGTACGCCGACGCGGCCAAGGGCGCGGTGACCGGCGCCGCCGACGGCAAGGTCTACGGCGTACCGGACAACACCGACACCCGCGGGATCTGGTACAACAAGCAGCTCTTCCAGAAGGCCGGGATCCAGGTGCCCTGGCAGCCGAAGACCTGGGCGGACGTCCTCGACGCGGCGAAGACGGTCAAGGCGAAGCTGCCCGACGTCACCCCGCTCAACCTCTACACGGGCACGGCGGGTGGCGAGGCGTCCTCCATGCAGGGCTTCGAGATGCTGCTGTACGGCACCCCGGCCGGCGACAAGTCCCTCTACGACACCTCGCGGAAGAAGTGGGTCGTGGGCAGCAAGGGCTTCAAGGACGCGCTGGACTTCGTGCACACCGTCTACAGCCAGGGGCTCGGCCCGGCCAAGGAGCAGGCGCTGGGCGCCAACTTCGGCACCACGGTGGGCACCGAGCTCCTCCCCCAGGGCAAGCTGGCGATGGACATCGACGGCTCCTGGATGCCCAACAACTGGAGCTCGTCGGCGGCCAAGCCGTGGACCGAGTGGCAGTCGGTGATGGGCACCGCGGCCATGCCCACGCAGAGCGGGCAGGCTCCCGGCCGTACCAGCATGTCGGGCGGCTGGGCCTGGTCGGTCCCGGCCAAGGCCAAGAACCCGGACCTGGCGTGGAAGTTCCTGTCGACCACGCTCCAGACGAAGGCCAACTCCGCGACCTGGAACGCGCGCAACGCCACGATCGCGGTGCGCAAGGACGTGGCCGCCGACCCGACGTATCTGAAGGCGGTGCCGACCAACAAGTTCTTCACCGAACTGGTCGCCGACACCCACTACCGGCCGGGACTGCCCGCCTACAACCAGGTGTCGACCGCCATCCAGAAGGCGATGGAGTCCGTGACGACCGGCCAGGCCTCGGTCGAGAAGGCGGCCGAGACATTTGATAACGATGTCAAGGCGGCGGTGGGCGACGACAAGACGGTGGAGGGCACTTCGTGA
- a CDS encoding ROK family transcriptional regulator — MLSGTNLPRVGGYNQAVVLDAIRTTGQVSRVELAALTGLTNQTVSNVVRKLLDAGLVAESGQAPSSGGKRRTLLSIRADGAFAVGVHLDPEAAVIVVADLAGDVVGGRRLRLTDPGDPEDVVERVARAAGRLVERSGVDRSRLLGLGVAAPGPLDGTSGAVVSPPNFPGWGRVPLADMFATATGLPVALDNDATAAAIGERWIGGADRAGSFLFVYFGTGIGAGIVLNNTVLHGDSGNAGEFGHMAVEPGERVCHCGATDCLGPYVSPPAIIDDLLRLHGRAAADRIGLTGTPDTVHHDWKALRRAARAGDPDACDVVRRAARRIGEAARGAASLLDVSRVVLGGEALRGIEPILREEIDAAVNRTSVARAIRAVAVEQSVIGDTVGAVGAASLVLHGNYAPGWRMLTDVSG, encoded by the coding sequence ATGCTCAGCGGGACGAACCTGCCGCGGGTCGGCGGCTACAACCAGGCCGTCGTCCTGGACGCCATCCGCACCACGGGACAAGTGAGCCGGGTCGAGCTGGCCGCACTCACCGGCCTGACCAACCAGACCGTCTCCAACGTCGTCCGCAAACTCCTCGACGCCGGCCTGGTGGCCGAATCCGGCCAGGCCCCGTCCAGCGGCGGCAAGCGCCGCACCCTGCTGTCGATACGGGCCGACGGCGCCTTCGCGGTCGGCGTCCACCTCGACCCCGAGGCCGCGGTCATCGTGGTCGCCGACCTGGCGGGAGACGTCGTGGGAGGCCGCCGGCTGCGGCTGACCGATCCCGGCGACCCCGAGGACGTCGTGGAGCGGGTCGCGCGCGCCGCCGGGCGGCTCGTCGAGCGTAGCGGTGTCGACCGCTCCCGCCTGCTCGGCCTCGGCGTCGCCGCGCCCGGACCGCTCGACGGCACCTCCGGAGCCGTGGTGTCCCCGCCGAACTTCCCCGGCTGGGGACGGGTGCCCCTGGCGGACATGTTCGCCACGGCCACCGGCCTGCCCGTCGCTCTCGACAACGACGCCACCGCCGCCGCCATCGGGGAGCGCTGGATCGGCGGCGCCGACCGCGCCGGCAGCTTCCTCTTCGTCTACTTCGGCACCGGCATCGGAGCCGGGATCGTCCTCAACAACACCGTGCTGCACGGCGATTCGGGCAACGCCGGCGAGTTCGGCCACATGGCGGTCGAGCCAGGAGAGCGCGTCTGCCACTGCGGCGCCACCGACTGCCTCGGCCCGTACGTCAGCCCGCCCGCGATCATCGACGACCTGCTGCGCCTGCACGGCCGCGCCGCCGCCGACCGCATAGGCCTGACCGGCACCCCCGACACCGTCCACCACGACTGGAAGGCCCTGCGCCGCGCCGCCCGCGCCGGTGATCCGGACGCCTGCGACGTCGTACGCCGGGCCGCGCGCCGGATCGGCGAGGCCGCCCGGGGGGCCGCCAGCCTCCTCGACGTCAGCCGGGTCGTCCTCGGCGGCGAGGCACTGCGCGGCATCGAGCCGATCCTGCGCGAGGAGATCGACGCCGCCGTCAACCGCACCTCCGTCGCCCGCGCCATCCGCGCCGTCGCCGTCGAACAGAGCGTCATCGGCGACACCGTCGGCGCCGTCGGGGCGGCCTCACTGGTGCTGCACGGCAACTACGCGCCGGGGTGGCGGATGCTGACCGACGTGTCCGGGTGA
- a CDS encoding energy-coupling factor ABC transporter ATP-binding protein, which yields MSEPVLVALRGASFAYEDGPAVLSGLDFEVREGRALALLGRNGSGKTTLMRLLSGGLRPRSGELTVEGRPVRHDRKGLTRLRTTVQLVVQDPDDQLFAASVGQDVSFGPLNLGLPDAEVRARVGEALAALDITALADRPTHLLSYGQRKRTAIAGAVAMRPRVLILDEPTAGLDPDGQERLLSTLDDLCGTGTTVVMATHDVDLALRWADDAALLTPSGAHIGPAATMLARTDLLRQAGLRLPWGVAAARLLREQGLLDATAPGPRTPDELAALVAPPLGAEG from the coding sequence ATGAGCGAGCCCGTGCTGGTCGCCCTGCGGGGCGCCTCCTTCGCCTACGAGGACGGCCCGGCCGTGCTCAGCGGGCTCGACTTCGAGGTGCGCGAAGGGCGCGCGCTGGCCCTGCTCGGACGCAACGGCAGTGGCAAGACCACGCTGATGCGGCTGCTCAGCGGCGGACTGCGGCCGCGCAGCGGCGAGTTGACCGTCGAGGGGCGGCCCGTGCGCCACGACCGCAAGGGCCTGACCCGGCTGCGCACCACCGTCCAGCTGGTCGTGCAGGATCCGGACGACCAGTTGTTCGCCGCGTCCGTCGGCCAGGACGTGTCGTTCGGCCCGCTCAACCTCGGTCTGCCCGATGCCGAGGTGCGGGCCCGGGTCGGCGAGGCGCTCGCCGCCCTGGACATCACGGCGCTGGCCGACCGGCCCACGCATCTGCTCTCCTACGGCCAGCGCAAGCGGACCGCGATCGCCGGTGCGGTGGCGATGCGGCCCCGCGTGCTCATCCTGGACGAGCCGACCGCCGGGCTGGATCCCGATGGTCAGGAGCGGCTGTTGAGCACCCTCGACGACCTGTGCGGCACCGGCACGACGGTGGTGATGGCCACCCATGACGTCGATCTCGCCCTGCGCTGGGCCGACGACGCGGCCCTGCTCACCCCGTCCGGCGCGCACATCGGCCCGGCCGCCACGATGCTCGCCCGCACCGACCTGCTCCGGCAGGCGGGGCTACGGCTGCCCTGGGGCGTCGCGGCCGCCCGGCTGCTGCGCGAGCAGGGCCTGCTGGACGCCACCGCGCCGGGCCCTCGCACCCCGGACGAACTGGCCGCCCTGGTGGCTCCGCCGCTCGGCGCCGAGGGCTGA
- the cbiQ gene encoding cobalt ECF transporter T component CbiQ: MLPIDAAAHSSRWRHRHPVDKAVLGLGLTLLAISLPPWPGAALVLVTALVVLLGPAGVPARRLWRAYRVPLGFCATGAITLLVQVGGPDGFVSPAPDGPVRAGELLLRTSAASLGVLLFAFTTPMSDLLPRLVKAGVPAPVVDVALVTYRMSFLLLDSMRRIREAQAARLGHTNRAAEWRSLAGLGATAFVRAFDRAARLQDGLAGRGYDGTLRVLVPEAHVSARFTAAAVVLLATVAALTFVLERPLR; encoded by the coding sequence GTGCTGCCGATCGACGCGGCGGCGCACAGCAGCCGCTGGCGCCACCGCCATCCCGTGGACAAGGCCGTGCTCGGGCTCGGACTCACCCTGCTGGCGATCTCGCTGCCGCCGTGGCCGGGCGCGGCCCTGGTGCTGGTGACGGCGCTCGTCGTGCTGCTGGGCCCGGCGGGTGTGCCGGCCCGCCGGCTCTGGCGCGCCTACCGGGTGCCGCTCGGGTTCTGCGCGACCGGCGCGATCACCCTGCTCGTCCAGGTCGGCGGGCCCGACGGTTTCGTCTCCCCGGCGCCCGACGGGCCGGTCCGGGCCGGGGAGTTGCTGCTGCGCACCTCGGCCGCCTCCCTCGGCGTGCTGCTGTTCGCGTTCACCACACCGATGTCCGATCTGCTGCCCCGGCTGGTGAAGGCCGGCGTGCCCGCGCCCGTCGTGGACGTGGCCCTGGTGACGTACCGCATGAGCTTTCTGCTCCTGGACTCGATGCGCCGCATCCGCGAGGCCCAGGCCGCCCGGCTCGGGCACACCAACCGGGCCGCGGAGTGGCGGTCCCTGGCCGGGCTCGGCGCCACCGCGTTCGTGCGCGCCTTCGACCGGGCGGCGCGGCTCCAGGACGGGCTGGCCGGACGCGGCTACGACGGCACCCTGCGCGTCCTGGTCCCCGAGGCCCACGTCTCGGCCCGCTTCACGGCGGCTGCCGTCGTGCTCCTGGCGACCGTGGCCGCCCTCACCTTCGTACTGGAAAGGCCGCTGCGATGA
- a CDS encoding energy-coupling factor ABC transporter substrate-binding protein has translation MSRNAKINALLVLVVVALAVLPLALGLGDHKKEPFTGADAEAETAITEIEPDYEPWFSPLYEPPSGEIESALFALQAALGTGVLTYYFGLHRGRRQGEQRALARLEAQGTAAPERASDESSAERT, from the coding sequence ATGAGCCGTAACGCGAAGATCAACGCTCTGCTGGTGCTGGTCGTGGTGGCGCTCGCCGTGCTGCCGCTGGCCCTCGGGCTCGGCGACCACAAGAAGGAGCCGTTCACGGGCGCCGACGCCGAGGCGGAGACGGCCATCACGGAGATCGAGCCGGACTACGAGCCGTGGTTCTCGCCGCTGTACGAACCGCCGTCCGGGGAGATCGAGTCGGCGCTGTTCGCCCTCCAGGCGGCACTGGGCACGGGCGTGCTCACCTACTACTTCGGTCTGCACCGGGGACGCCGCCAGGGTGAGCAGCGCGCGCTGGCGCGGCTGGAGGCCCAGGGCACGGCGGCGCCGGAGAGGGCCTCCGACGAGTCCTCGGCCGAACGGACCTGA
- a CDS encoding energy-coupling factor ABC transporter permease, giving the protein MHIAEGFLPPAHAIAWSVASAPFVVHGVRSLTREVKEHPESTLLLGASGAFTFVLSALKLPSVTGSCSHPTGTGLGAILFRPPIMAVLGTITLLFQALLLAHGGLTTLGANVFSMAIVGPWAGYALYRLLRRYDVPLMVAVFFGAFAADLSTYCVTSVQLALAFPDPSSGFLGALGKFGSIFAVTQIPLAVSEGLLTVLVMRLLSQSSKGELVRLGVLTAGGRSAAGTEAVAR; this is encoded by the coding sequence ATGCACATAGCCGAGGGTTTCCTTCCTCCGGCGCACGCGATCGCCTGGAGTGTCGCGTCCGCGCCGTTCGTCGTCCACGGAGTCCGCTCCCTCACCCGTGAGGTCAAGGAGCATCCCGAGAGCACCCTGCTCCTCGGCGCCTCCGGGGCCTTCACGTTCGTCCTGTCCGCGCTGAAGCTGCCCTCGGTGACGGGCAGTTGCTCGCATCCCACCGGCACGGGGCTCGGCGCGATCCTTTTCCGGCCGCCGATCATGGCCGTGCTGGGCACCATCACCCTGCTCTTCCAGGCGCTGCTGCTCGCCCACGGCGGGCTGACCACGCTCGGCGCCAACGTCTTCTCGATGGCCATCGTCGGGCCCTGGGCCGGATACGCCCTCTACCGGCTGCTCCGGCGGTACGACGTGCCGCTGATGGTCGCGGTGTTCTTCGGCGCGTTCGCCGCCGACCTGTCCACGTACTGCGTGACCAGCGTGCAGCTGGCACTCGCGTTCCCCGACCCGAGCAGCGGGTTCCTGGGGGCGCTGGGCAAGTTCGGCTCCATCTTCGCCGTCACGCAGATCCCGCTCGCGGTGAGCGAGGGGCTCCTCACCGTGTTGGTGATGCGCCTGCTGAGCCAGTCCAGCAAGGGCGAACTGGTCCGGCTGGGCGTCCTCACGGCAGGCGGGCGGTCCGCCGCCGGGACCGAGGCGGTGGCCCGATGA
- the meaB gene encoding methylmalonyl Co-A mutase-associated GTPase MeaB codes for MIDVDGYVKGVLDGKRAIVARAITLVESTRPQHRTLAQQVLTELLPHSGRARRIGVSGVPGVGKSTFIDAFGTLLTSLGHRVAVLAVDPSSSRTGGSILGDKTRMERLAVDPAAFVRPSPTAGTLGGVAKATRESIVVMEAAGYDVVLVETVGVGQSETAVAGMVDSFLLLTLARTGDQLQGIKKGVLELADVIAVNKADGPHERDARAAARELAGALRLMHGKDVAWAPPVLSCSARESAGLDTVWERLEQHRALLDSTGRLAAKRREQQVDWTWSMVRDELLGRLHADPAVRALAPALEQQVRDGELTATLAAERILGVFGGD; via the coding sequence GTGATCGATGTCGACGGCTATGTGAAGGGCGTCCTGGACGGGAAGCGGGCGATCGTCGCGCGTGCCATCACACTCGTCGAGTCCACCCGGCCGCAGCACCGGACGCTCGCGCAGCAGGTCCTCACCGAGCTGCTCCCGCACAGCGGCCGGGCCCGGCGGATCGGCGTCAGCGGGGTTCCCGGTGTCGGCAAGTCGACGTTCATCGACGCGTTCGGCACGCTGCTGACCTCGCTGGGCCACCGGGTGGCCGTGCTCGCGGTCGACCCGTCCTCCAGCCGTACGGGCGGCTCGATCCTGGGCGACAAGACGCGGATGGAGCGGCTGGCGGTCGATCCGGCGGCCTTCGTGCGGCCCTCCCCCACCGCGGGCACGCTGGGCGGGGTCGCCAAGGCGACCCGCGAGTCCATCGTGGTGATGGAGGCGGCCGGCTACGACGTCGTCCTGGTGGAGACGGTCGGCGTCGGCCAGTCCGAGACGGCGGTCGCCGGCATGGTCGACTCGTTCCTGCTGCTCACCCTCGCCCGTACCGGCGACCAGTTGCAGGGCATCAAGAAGGGCGTCCTGGAGCTGGCGGACGTGATCGCCGTCAACAAGGCGGACGGCCCGCACGAGCGCGACGCGCGGGCGGCGGCACGGGAGCTGGCGGGCGCGCTGCGTCTGATGCACGGCAAGGACGTCGCCTGGGCGCCGCCGGTGCTCAGTTGCAGTGCCCGCGAGTCCGCCGGTCTGGACACCGTGTGGGAACGCCTGGAGCAGCACCGCGCCCTGCTGGACTCCACCGGGCGCCTGGCCGCCAAACGGCGCGAGCAGCAGGTCGACTGGACCTGGAGCATGGTCCGCGACGAACTGCTGGGCCGGCTGCACGCCGATCCGGCGGTACGGGCCCTGGCTCCCGCCCTCGAACAGCAGGTCAGGGACGGTGAGCTGACGGCCACGCTGGCCGCCGAACGCATCCTGGGGGTCTTCGGCGGCGACTGA
- the scpA gene encoding methylmalonyl-CoA mutase has protein sequence MTGPLGPAIPDFSGIELGSPAVDGGADEWRTAVKRAAGGDDLLWETPEGIPVKPLYTGQDLEGLDFLGTYPGAAPYLRGPYPTMYVNQPWTIRQYAGFSTAEESNAFYRRNLAAGQKGLSVAFDLPTHRGYDSDHPRVTGDVGMAGVAIDSIYDMRQLFDGIPLDRMTVSMTMNGAVLPVLALYIVAAEEQGVPPEKLAGTIQNDILKEFMVRNTYIYPPKPSMRIISDIFAFTSQRMPRYNSISISGYHIQEAGATADLELAYTLADGVEYIRAGREAGLDVDAFAPRLSFFWAIGMNFFMEVAKLRAARLLWAKLVKQFDPQNAKSLSLRTHSQTSGWSLTAQDVFNNVTRTCVEAMAATQGHTQSLHTNALDEALALPTDFSARIARNTQLLLQQESGTTRVIDPWGGSAYVEKLTYDLARRAWQHIQEVEAAGGMAKAIDAGIPKLRIEEAAARTQARIDSGRQPVIGVNKYRVETDEQIDVLKVDNSSVRTQQIEKLRRLRAERDEQACQDSLEALTRAAAGEGNLLELAVNAARAKATVGEISDALEKVYGRHASQIRTISGVYRNEAGESPNVERTRALVDSFAEAEGRRPRILVAKMGQDGHDRGQKVIATAFADLGFDVDVGPLFQTPAEVARQAVEADVHIVGVSSLAAGHLTLVPALREALAEEGREDIVIVVGGVIPPQDVPTLLEMGAAAVFPPGTVIPDAAYDLVKRLSDDLGHDL, from the coding sequence ATGACCGGCCCCCTTGGCCCCGCCATCCCCGACTTCTCCGGGATCGAGCTGGGGAGCCCGGCCGTCGACGGCGGCGCCGACGAGTGGCGTACGGCCGTCAAGCGGGCCGCCGGCGGGGACGACCTGCTCTGGGAGACCCCGGAGGGCATCCCGGTCAAGCCGCTGTACACCGGACAGGACCTGGAGGGCCTGGACTTCCTGGGCACCTACCCGGGCGCCGCCCCGTACCTGCGCGGCCCGTACCCGACGATGTACGTCAACCAGCCCTGGACGATCCGCCAGTACGCCGGGTTCTCCACCGCCGAGGAGTCCAACGCGTTCTACCGCCGCAACCTCGCGGCCGGCCAGAAGGGCCTGTCGGTCGCCTTCGACCTGCCCACCCACCGCGGCTACGACAGCGACCACCCGCGGGTGACCGGTGACGTCGGCATGGCGGGCGTGGCGATCGACTCGATCTACGACATGCGCCAGCTCTTCGACGGCATCCCGCTGGACAGAATGACCGTGTCGATGACGATGAACGGCGCCGTGCTGCCGGTGCTGGCGCTGTACATCGTGGCGGCGGAGGAACAGGGCGTACCGCCCGAGAAGCTGGCCGGGACCATCCAGAACGACATCCTCAAGGAGTTCATGGTCCGCAACACCTACATCTATCCGCCGAAGCCGTCGATGCGGATCATCTCCGACATCTTCGCCTTCACCTCCCAGCGGATGCCCCGCTACAACTCCATCTCGATCTCCGGATACCACATCCAGGAGGCGGGCGCGACGGCCGACCTGGAGCTGGCGTACACGCTCGCCGACGGGGTGGAGTACATCCGCGCGGGCCGTGAAGCGGGCCTGGACGTGGACGCGTTCGCGCCGCGGCTGTCCTTCTTCTGGGCGATCGGCATGAACTTCTTCATGGAGGTCGCCAAACTGCGGGCGGCCCGGCTGCTGTGGGCCAAGCTGGTCAAACAGTTCGACCCGCAGAACGCCAAGTCCCTTTCGCTGCGCACCCATTCTCAGACCTCGGGCTGGTCGCTGACCGCGCAGGACGTCTTCAACAACGTCACCCGCACCTGCGTGGAGGCGATGGCCGCCACCCAGGGCCACACCCAGTCGCTGCACACCAACGCCCTCGACGAGGCGCTCGCGCTGCCCACCGACTTCTCGGCGCGCATCGCCCGCAACACCCAGCTCCTCCTCCAGCAGGAGTCCGGCACGACGCGGGTCATCGACCCCTGGGGCGGCAGCGCCTACGTGGAGAAGCTGACCTACGACCTCGCGCGCCGGGCCTGGCAGCACATCCAGGAGGTCGAGGCGGCGGGCGGCATGGCCAAGGCGATCGACGCCGGCATCCCCAAGCTGCGCATCGAGGAGGCCGCGGCCCGCACCCAGGCCCGGATCGACTCCGGGCGCCAGCCGGTCATCGGGGTCAACAAGTACCGGGTCGAGACCGACGAGCAGATCGACGTCCTCAAGGTCGACAACTCCTCCGTGCGCACCCAGCAGATCGAGAAGCTGCGCCGGCTGCGCGCCGAACGGGACGAGCAGGCCTGCCAGGACTCGCTGGAGGCGCTCACCCGGGCCGCCGCGGGCGAGGGCAACCTGCTGGAACTGGCCGTGAACGCGGCCCGCGCCAAGGCCACCGTCGGGGAGATCTCCGACGCCCTGGAGAAGGTGTACGGCCGGCACGCGAGCCAGATCCGTACGATCTCCGGCGTGTACCGCAACGAGGCAGGAGAGTCCCCGAACGTGGAGCGCACCCGGGCCCTGGTGGACTCCTTCGCCGAGGCGGAGGGGCGCCGGCCGCGCATCCTGGTCGCCAAGATGGGCCAGGACGGCCACGACCGCGGCCAGAAGGTGATCGCCACCGCCTTCGCCGACCTCGGCTTCGACGTGGACGTCGGCCCGCTGTTCCAGACCCCGGCCGAGGTGGCCCGGCAGGCCGTCGAGGCGGACGTGCACATCGTCGGGGTCTCCTCGCTGGCGGCCGGTCACCTCACCCTCGTCCCGGCGCTGCGCGAGGCGCTCGCCGAGGAGGGCCGCGAGGACATCGTGATCGTGGTCGGCGGGGTCATCCCGCCGCAGGACGTCCCCACCCTCCTGGAGATGGGCGCCGCGGCCGTGTTCCCGCCCGGGACGGTGATCCCGGACGCGGCGTACGACCTGGTGAAGCGGCTGTCGGACGACCTCGGGCACGACCTGTGA